A single region of the Marmota flaviventris isolate mMarFla1 chromosome 10, mMarFla1.hap1, whole genome shotgun sequence genome encodes:
- the Pbxip1 gene encoding pre-B-cell leukemia transcription factor-interacting protein 1 isoform X1, protein MATCPDVDNSWVLAGSESLPVETLGPEPRVDPESERALPAPGSPPKAVGEESLAAEGEGTLFQTESPQCDRILPGEPEVKGPLGGGDCDVEPPGPGDAVVQEDSQETPETASLGPDAQDLGDRSPLQSLSTTPKAVWVREEGRCSSSSEDDTEVDVEGLRRRRGRKPSPPRPGTPLRVEDQARGQSAGGELGLSLNMCLLGALVLLGLGVLLFSGPTEEADLQVFPDPGSEPELVDAAGDGQERPRDQLQAAVPADSTPSLQHMGLLLDKLAKENQDIRLLQAQLQAQKEELQSLLQQPRGLEEENARLRGALQQGEASQRALESELQQLRTRLQGLEASCIRGTDGLCLPWGREPQPGKATKEHGPRGQEPDPGFLEQKERLEAEAQALRQELQRQRRLLGSVQQDLQRSLQDASRGAPAHAGLAELGHRLAQTLQGLESWGQDPVVSANVSEVWHQKPHFQNSREWSGKEKWRDGQRDRKAEHWRPRREESGWERKKSWGDKEDRELAGKWKEGKPGVAQSGGRKDGKRQDPREAPRRGGSPHSGERQKHPRWREDTGDGHAPLPAWEELSKRRFRAPQGCSGVTECARQEGLAFFGTELAPVRQQELASLLTTYLARLPWAGQLMKELPLSPAYFGEGGIFRHDRLRFRDFVDALEDSLEEVAVRQTGDDDEVDDFEDFIFTHFFGERALKRRSGKKDKHLRKPRDMGPREEPSHRSHPHPHPRG, encoded by the exons ATGGCCACCTGCCCAGATGTGGATAATAGCTGGGTGCTTGCTGGCTCAGAG AGCCTTCCTGTGGAGACTCTGGGCCCAGAACCCAGGGTGGACCCCGAGTCCGAGAGAGCCCTCCCGGCCCCTGGGAGCCCGCCGAAGGCCGTCGGTGAAGAGTCGCTTGCAGCTGAGGGTGAAG GGACCCTGTTTCAGACTGAAAGTCCTCAGTGTGACCGCATTCTGCCAGGGGAGCCTGAGGTCAAG GGTCCTCTGGGAGGTGGTGACTGTGATGTGGAGCCTCCTGGGCCAGGAGACGCGGTCGTTCAGGAAGACTCGCAGGAGACTCCCGAGACAGCAAGCCTAGGACCAGACGCACAGGACCTGGGGGACCGGAGCCCTTTGCAGAGCCTGTCCACGACCCCCAAAGCAG TTTGGGTCAGGGAGGAGGGCCGCTGCTCCAGCAGCAGTGAGGATGACACGGAGGTGGACGTCGAGGGCCTGCGGAGGCGACGGGGCCGGAAGCCCAGCCCGCCTCGGCCCGGGACGCCGCTGCGTGTGGAGGACCAGGCCAGGGGCCAGAGCGCGGGCGGGGAGCTGGGCCTCTCCCTCAACATGTGCCTCCTGGGCGCCCTGGTTCTGCTGGGCCTGGGGGTCCTCCTCTTCTCCG GGCCCACGGAGGAAGCTGACCTTCAGGTCTTCCCAGATCCTGGGTCAGAGCCTGAGCTGGTGGACGCTGCGGGGGACGGGCAG GAGAGGCCAAGGGATCAGCTGCAGGCCGCGGTGCCCGCTGACAGCACCCCCAGCCTGCAGCACATGGGCCTTCTCCTGGACAAGCTGGCCAAGGAGAACCAGGACATCCGCCTGCTACAGGCCCAGCTGCAG GCCCAGAAAGAAGAGCTGCAGAGCCTGCTGCAGCAGCCCAGGGGGCTGGAGGAGGAAAACGCCCGGCTCCGGGGGGCCCTGCAGCAGGGTGAGGCCTCCCAGCGGGCCTTGGAGTCGGAGCTGCAGCAGCTGAGGACGCGGCTCCAAGGGCTGGAGGCCAGCTGCATCCGGGGCACAGACGGGCTGTGCCTCCCCTGGGGCAGAGAACCGCAGCCGGGCAAGGCCACCAAGGAGCATGGACCCCGGGGGCAGGAGCCGGACCCTGGCTTCCTGGAGCAGAAGGAGCGGCTGGAGGCCGAGGCCCAGGCACTGCGGCAGGAGCTGCAGAGGCAGAGGCGGCTGCTGGGGTCTGTGCAGCAGGACCTGCAGCGCAGCCTGCAGGACGCCAGCCGAGGGGCCCCTGCTCATGCTGGCCTGGCCGAGCTGGGCCACCGGTTGGCCCAGACACTGCAGGGCCTGGAGAGCTGGGGCCAGGACCCTGTGGTCTCTGCCAATGTCTCCGAGGTCTGGCATCAGAAACCCCATTTCCAGAATTCCAGGGAGTGGAGTGGAAAAGAAAAGTGGCGTGATGGGCAGAGGGACCGGAAGGCTGAGCACTGGAGACCTAGGAGAGAGGAATCTGgctgggagaggaagaagagctgGGGGGACAAGGAGGACAGGGAGCTGGCCGGGAAGTGGAAGGAGGGGAAGCCAGGGGTGGCGCAGTCAGGGGGCAGGAAGGACGGCAAGAGACAGGACCCCAGGGAGGCCCCAAGGAGAGGCGGGAGCCCACACTCTGGGGAAAGGCAGAAGCACCCGCGGTGGAGGGAAGACACTGGAGACGGCCACGCGCCCCTGCCCGCCTGGGAGGAGCTGTCCAAGCGCAGGTTCCGGGCCCCGCAGGGCTGCTCGGGCGTGACCGAGTGTGCCCGGCAGGAGGGCCTGGCCTTCTTTGGCACGGAGCTGGCCCCTGTGCGACAGCAGGAGCTGGCCTCTCTGCTGACGACATACCTGGCTCGGCTGCCCTGGGCTGGCCAGCTGATGAAGGAGCTGCCCCTCTCGCCCGCTTACTTTGGCGAGGGTGGCATCTTCCGGCATGATCGCCTCCGCTTCCGGGATTTCGTGGATGCCTTGGAGGACAGCCTGGAGGAGGTGGCGGTGAGACAGACAGGCGATGACGATGAGGTGGATGACTTCGAGGACTTCATCTTTACTCACTTCTTTGGAGAAAGAGCGCTGAAGAGGAG GTCGGGGAAGAAGGACAAGCACTTGCGGAAGCCCAGAGACATGGGGCCCCGGGAGGAGCCTAGCCACcgctcccacccccacccccaccccaggggctGA
- the Pbxip1 gene encoding pre-B-cell leukemia transcription factor-interacting protein 1 isoform X3, producing MTRRWTSRACGGDGAGSPARLGPGRRCVWRTRPGARARAGSWASPSTCASWAPWFCWAWGSSSSPVSGDLLESDTGPTEEADLQVFPDPGSEPELVDAAGDGQERPRDQLQAAVPADSTPSLQHMGLLLDKLAKENQDIRLLQAQLQAQKEELQSLLQQPRGLEEENARLRGALQQGEASQRALESELQQLRTRLQGLEASCIRGTDGLCLPWGREPQPGKATKEHGPRGQEPDPGFLEQKERLEAEAQALRQELQRQRRLLGSVQQDLQRSLQDASRGAPAHAGLAELGHRLAQTLQGLESWGQDPVVSANVSEVWHQKPHFQNSREWSGKEKWRDGQRDRKAEHWRPRREESGWERKKSWGDKEDRELAGKWKEGKPGVAQSGGRKDGKRQDPREAPRRGGSPHSGERQKHPRWREDTGDGHAPLPAWEELSKRRFRAPQGCSGVTECARQEGLAFFGTELAPVRQQELASLLTTYLARLPWAGQLMKELPLSPAYFGEGGIFRHDRLRFRDFVDALEDSLEEVAVRQTGDDDEVDDFEDFIFTHFFGERALKRRSGKKDKHLRKPRDMGPREEPSHRSHPHPHPRG from the exons ATGACACGGAGGTGGACGTCGAGGGCCTGCGGAGGCGACGGGGCCGGAAGCCCAGCCCGCCTCGGCCCGGGACGCCGCTGCGTGTGGAGGACCAGGCCAGGGGCCAGAGCGCGGGCGGGGAGCTGGGCCTCTCCCTCAACATGTGCCTCCTGGGCGCCCTGGTTCTGCTGGGCCTGGGGGTCCTCCTCTTCTCCGGTGAGTG GTGACCTCTTGGAGTCGGACACTG GGCCCACGGAGGAAGCTGACCTTCAGGTCTTCCCAGATCCTGGGTCAGAGCCTGAGCTGGTGGACGCTGCGGGGGACGGGCAG GAGAGGCCAAGGGATCAGCTGCAGGCCGCGGTGCCCGCTGACAGCACCCCCAGCCTGCAGCACATGGGCCTTCTCCTGGACAAGCTGGCCAAGGAGAACCAGGACATCCGCCTGCTACAGGCCCAGCTGCAG GCCCAGAAAGAAGAGCTGCAGAGCCTGCTGCAGCAGCCCAGGGGGCTGGAGGAGGAAAACGCCCGGCTCCGGGGGGCCCTGCAGCAGGGTGAGGCCTCCCAGCGGGCCTTGGAGTCGGAGCTGCAGCAGCTGAGGACGCGGCTCCAAGGGCTGGAGGCCAGCTGCATCCGGGGCACAGACGGGCTGTGCCTCCCCTGGGGCAGAGAACCGCAGCCGGGCAAGGCCACCAAGGAGCATGGACCCCGGGGGCAGGAGCCGGACCCTGGCTTCCTGGAGCAGAAGGAGCGGCTGGAGGCCGAGGCCCAGGCACTGCGGCAGGAGCTGCAGAGGCAGAGGCGGCTGCTGGGGTCTGTGCAGCAGGACCTGCAGCGCAGCCTGCAGGACGCCAGCCGAGGGGCCCCTGCTCATGCTGGCCTGGCCGAGCTGGGCCACCGGTTGGCCCAGACACTGCAGGGCCTGGAGAGCTGGGGCCAGGACCCTGTGGTCTCTGCCAATGTCTCCGAGGTCTGGCATCAGAAACCCCATTTCCAGAATTCCAGGGAGTGGAGTGGAAAAGAAAAGTGGCGTGATGGGCAGAGGGACCGGAAGGCTGAGCACTGGAGACCTAGGAGAGAGGAATCTGgctgggagaggaagaagagctgGGGGGACAAGGAGGACAGGGAGCTGGCCGGGAAGTGGAAGGAGGGGAAGCCAGGGGTGGCGCAGTCAGGGGGCAGGAAGGACGGCAAGAGACAGGACCCCAGGGAGGCCCCAAGGAGAGGCGGGAGCCCACACTCTGGGGAAAGGCAGAAGCACCCGCGGTGGAGGGAAGACACTGGAGACGGCCACGCGCCCCTGCCCGCCTGGGAGGAGCTGTCCAAGCGCAGGTTCCGGGCCCCGCAGGGCTGCTCGGGCGTGACCGAGTGTGCCCGGCAGGAGGGCCTGGCCTTCTTTGGCACGGAGCTGGCCCCTGTGCGACAGCAGGAGCTGGCCTCTCTGCTGACGACATACCTGGCTCGGCTGCCCTGGGCTGGCCAGCTGATGAAGGAGCTGCCCCTCTCGCCCGCTTACTTTGGCGAGGGTGGCATCTTCCGGCATGATCGCCTCCGCTTCCGGGATTTCGTGGATGCCTTGGAGGACAGCCTGGAGGAGGTGGCGGTGAGACAGACAGGCGATGACGATGAGGTGGATGACTTCGAGGACTTCATCTTTACTCACTTCTTTGGAGAAAGAGCGCTGAAGAGGAG GTCGGGGAAGAAGGACAAGCACTTGCGGAAGCCCAGAGACATGGGGCCCCGGGAGGAGCCTAGCCACcgctcccacccccacccccaccccaggggctGA
- the Pbxip1 gene encoding pre-B-cell leukemia transcription factor-interacting protein 1 isoform X2, which translates to MATCPDVDNSWVLAGSESLPVETLGPEPRVDPESERALPAPGSPPKAVGEESLAAEGEGTLFQTESPQCDRILPGEPEVKGPLGGGDCDVEPPGPGDAVVQEDSQETPETASLGPDAQDLGDRSPLQSLSTTPKAVWVREEGRCSSSSEDDTEVDVEGLRRRRGRKPSPPRPGTPLRVEDQARGQSAGGELGLSLNMCLLGALVLLGLGVLLFSGDLLESDTGPTEEADLQVFPDPGSEPELVDAAGDGQERPRDQLQAAVPADSTPSLQHMGLLLDKLAKENQDIRLLQAQLQAQKEELQSLLQQPRGLEEENARLRGALQQGEASQRALESELQQLRTRLQGLEASCIRGTDGLCLPWGREPQPGKATKEHGPRGQEPDPGFLEQKERLEAEAQALRQELQRQRRLLGSVQQDLQRSLQDASRGAPAHAGLAELGHRLAQTLQGLESWGQDPVVSANVSEVWHQKPHFQNSREWSGKEKWRDGQRDRKAEHWRPRREESGWERKKSWGDKEDRELAGKWKEGKPGVAQSGGRKDGKRQDPREAPRRGGSPHSGERQKHPRWREDTGDGHAPLPAWEELSKRRFRAPQGCSGVTECARQEGLAFFGTELAPVRQQELASLLTTYLARLPWAGQLMKELPLSPAYFGEGGIFRHDRLRFRDFVDALEDSLEEVAVRQTGDDDEVDDFEDFIFTHFFGERALKRRSGKKDKHLRKPRDMGPREEPSHRSHPHPHPRG; encoded by the exons ATGGCCACCTGCCCAGATGTGGATAATAGCTGGGTGCTTGCTGGCTCAGAG AGCCTTCCTGTGGAGACTCTGGGCCCAGAACCCAGGGTGGACCCCGAGTCCGAGAGAGCCCTCCCGGCCCCTGGGAGCCCGCCGAAGGCCGTCGGTGAAGAGTCGCTTGCAGCTGAGGGTGAAG GGACCCTGTTTCAGACTGAAAGTCCTCAGTGTGACCGCATTCTGCCAGGGGAGCCTGAGGTCAAG GGTCCTCTGGGAGGTGGTGACTGTGATGTGGAGCCTCCTGGGCCAGGAGACGCGGTCGTTCAGGAAGACTCGCAGGAGACTCCCGAGACAGCAAGCCTAGGACCAGACGCACAGGACCTGGGGGACCGGAGCCCTTTGCAGAGCCTGTCCACGACCCCCAAAGCAG TTTGGGTCAGGGAGGAGGGCCGCTGCTCCAGCAGCAGTGAGGATGACACGGAGGTGGACGTCGAGGGCCTGCGGAGGCGACGGGGCCGGAAGCCCAGCCCGCCTCGGCCCGGGACGCCGCTGCGTGTGGAGGACCAGGCCAGGGGCCAGAGCGCGGGCGGGGAGCTGGGCCTCTCCCTCAACATGTGCCTCCTGGGCGCCCTGGTTCTGCTGGGCCTGGGGGTCCTCCTCTTCTCCG GTGACCTCTTGGAGTCGGACACTG GGCCCACGGAGGAAGCTGACCTTCAGGTCTTCCCAGATCCTGGGTCAGAGCCTGAGCTGGTGGACGCTGCGGGGGACGGGCAG GAGAGGCCAAGGGATCAGCTGCAGGCCGCGGTGCCCGCTGACAGCACCCCCAGCCTGCAGCACATGGGCCTTCTCCTGGACAAGCTGGCCAAGGAGAACCAGGACATCCGCCTGCTACAGGCCCAGCTGCAG GCCCAGAAAGAAGAGCTGCAGAGCCTGCTGCAGCAGCCCAGGGGGCTGGAGGAGGAAAACGCCCGGCTCCGGGGGGCCCTGCAGCAGGGTGAGGCCTCCCAGCGGGCCTTGGAGTCGGAGCTGCAGCAGCTGAGGACGCGGCTCCAAGGGCTGGAGGCCAGCTGCATCCGGGGCACAGACGGGCTGTGCCTCCCCTGGGGCAGAGAACCGCAGCCGGGCAAGGCCACCAAGGAGCATGGACCCCGGGGGCAGGAGCCGGACCCTGGCTTCCTGGAGCAGAAGGAGCGGCTGGAGGCCGAGGCCCAGGCACTGCGGCAGGAGCTGCAGAGGCAGAGGCGGCTGCTGGGGTCTGTGCAGCAGGACCTGCAGCGCAGCCTGCAGGACGCCAGCCGAGGGGCCCCTGCTCATGCTGGCCTGGCCGAGCTGGGCCACCGGTTGGCCCAGACACTGCAGGGCCTGGAGAGCTGGGGCCAGGACCCTGTGGTCTCTGCCAATGTCTCCGAGGTCTGGCATCAGAAACCCCATTTCCAGAATTCCAGGGAGTGGAGTGGAAAAGAAAAGTGGCGTGATGGGCAGAGGGACCGGAAGGCTGAGCACTGGAGACCTAGGAGAGAGGAATCTGgctgggagaggaagaagagctgGGGGGACAAGGAGGACAGGGAGCTGGCCGGGAAGTGGAAGGAGGGGAAGCCAGGGGTGGCGCAGTCAGGGGGCAGGAAGGACGGCAAGAGACAGGACCCCAGGGAGGCCCCAAGGAGAGGCGGGAGCCCACACTCTGGGGAAAGGCAGAAGCACCCGCGGTGGAGGGAAGACACTGGAGACGGCCACGCGCCCCTGCCCGCCTGGGAGGAGCTGTCCAAGCGCAGGTTCCGGGCCCCGCAGGGCTGCTCGGGCGTGACCGAGTGTGCCCGGCAGGAGGGCCTGGCCTTCTTTGGCACGGAGCTGGCCCCTGTGCGACAGCAGGAGCTGGCCTCTCTGCTGACGACATACCTGGCTCGGCTGCCCTGGGCTGGCCAGCTGATGAAGGAGCTGCCCCTCTCGCCCGCTTACTTTGGCGAGGGTGGCATCTTCCGGCATGATCGCCTCCGCTTCCGGGATTTCGTGGATGCCTTGGAGGACAGCCTGGAGGAGGTGGCGGTGAGACAGACAGGCGATGACGATGAGGTGGATGACTTCGAGGACTTCATCTTTACTCACTTCTTTGGAGAAAGAGCGCTGAAGAGGAG GTCGGGGAAGAAGGACAAGCACTTGCGGAAGCCCAGAGACATGGGGCCCCGGGAGGAGCCTAGCCACcgctcccacccccacccccaccccaggggctGA